The following are encoded together in the Bradymonas sediminis genome:
- a CDS encoding FKBP-type peptidyl-prolyl cis-trans isomerase, producing the protein MKVAANRVVGLRYILRDVNTDEELHRRDEDDIFYYLHGFENIIPGMERVLEGCAVGDTFDVEFEPEDAYGEYNPKLAQTVSRDEFPDDFELEVDMIIELVPQEAEDDDEGQLFRIKEVGEKEVLIDGNAPLAGKKIGYRGEVVEVREADPDELAHGHVHTDDCDHHDH; encoded by the coding sequence ATGAAAGTTGCAGCGAATCGTGTGGTCGGACTGCGTTATATTCTTCGCGATGTGAATACCGATGAAGAACTTCATCGGCGGGATGAGGACGATATCTTTTATTACCTGCACGGCTTTGAGAATATCATCCCGGGCATGGAGCGGGTCCTTGAGGGCTGCGCTGTCGGGGACACCTTTGATGTCGAGTTCGAACCCGAAGATGCCTACGGCGAGTATAATCCGAAGCTTGCTCAGACGGTGAGTCGTGATGAGTTCCCGGATGATTTTGAGCTTGAGGTCGATATGATTATCGAGCTCGTGCCTCAGGAGGCTGAGGACGACGATGAGGGGCAGCTCTTTCGAATTAAAGAAGTGGGTGAGAAGGAAGTTCTTATCGACGGGAATGCGCCTCTGGCCGGCAAGAAGATCGGGTACCGCGGCGAGGTCGTAGAAGTGCGAGAGGCCGACCCGGACGAGCTCGCCCACGGTCATGTTCACACCGATGATTGTGACCATCACGACCACTAA
- a CDS encoding tetratricopeptide repeat protein, producing the protein MSTRLYPLFISFLGSLGLAVSLAFLAGAFLAFQPGWEEWAEFFVPRAVFLVAIPYVLLLSYLFLRAQLGLWFLRRGKVEEAIAYCEPRLTHSLMRSRGEALGNRIALARAFVWRGDYERARELLAKADSPPKRGRARLELARWRMEVALREENLVRCHRAFDEVAGQLRPASARRELEACRAELALREGDRGAFETALGRANWKGKSLPRTQWVEVLGALRFDPTVGSAGKIGNKDDADLAVHLEVLDSIQEALLNLLPQVEGEVLSIRAELLYRDGHLEEARQQLASLESARCDARSRYEAERVRALVEAL; encoded by the coding sequence ATGTCCACACGTCTATACCCACTATTTATATCATTTCTCGGCTCGCTGGGGTTGGCGGTCTCGTTGGCGTTCTTGGCCGGGGCGTTCCTCGCGTTTCAGCCCGGCTGGGAGGAGTGGGCCGAGTTTTTTGTGCCCCGCGCCGTCTTCCTGGTCGCCATCCCCTACGTGCTCCTGTTGAGCTATCTCTTTTTGCGCGCCCAGTTGGGGCTATGGTTTTTGCGCCGTGGCAAAGTCGAGGAGGCCATCGCCTATTGCGAGCCGCGCCTGACCCACTCCTTGATGCGCAGTCGCGGGGAGGCGCTCGGCAACCGAATCGCGCTGGCGCGGGCGTTCGTGTGGCGCGGTGATTACGAGCGCGCGCGCGAACTGTTGGCGAAGGCGGACTCCCCGCCAAAGCGCGGGAGGGCGCGCCTGGAGTTGGCGCGCTGGCGCATGGAGGTCGCGCTTCGCGAGGAGAACCTGGTGCGATGCCACCGGGCGTTCGACGAAGTCGCGGGCCAACTTCGACCCGCATCGGCGCGGCGTGAGCTCGAGGCGTGTCGCGCCGAGTTGGCGCTTCGTGAGGGCGACCGTGGCGCATTCGAGACCGCGCTCGGTCGAGCAAATTGGAAGGGCAAGAGCCTCCCGCGTACCCAATGGGTTGAGGTCCTGGGGGCGCTTCGCTTCGACCCGACCGTCGGCTCCGCGGGTAAAATCGGGAATAAGGATGACGCCGATCTCGCTGTACATCTGGAGGTGCTCGATTCCATTCAAGAGGCGTTGCTAAATCTCTTACCTCAAGTTGAAGGTGAGGTGTTGTCAATTCGCGCCGAACTGCTCTATAGAGACGGTCATCTCGAAGAGGCTCGCCAGCAATTAGCAAGTCTGGAGTCGGCGCGATGTGACGCGCGTTCAAGATACGAAGCAGAGCGCGTGCGCGCGCTCGTCGAAGCCCTATAA